Proteins encoded together in one Deinococcus irradiatisoli window:
- a CDS encoding Crp/Fnr family transcriptional regulator has translation MNYPSLVWHLKRTELFADLELAELERVAATTPYRSYQPGEVIYRMDDPADALYFVRSGLVKISKLFPNGKEAILSVVGQHDTFGELLLQPEERRPTQAEALERTTLIVLPRNELQKLLSAKPDLAMKLIRLMAARLFEAQAWSAEVSAYSAPERVASLLYRLAREFGRPHPQGVELSLKLNQEDIARMVGATRETVSHSLSKLKQEGAIVRPRTPIIVRMDALKRYIEAGE, from the coding sequence ATGAATTATCCCAGTCTGGTATGGCATCTCAAGCGCACCGAGCTGTTCGCGGATCTGGAGCTGGCCGAGCTGGAACGGGTCGCCGCCACGACGCCTTACCGCTCGTACCAGCCGGGTGAAGTCATCTACCGCATGGACGACCCAGCCGACGCGCTGTATTTCGTGCGCTCCGGGCTGGTGAAAATCAGCAAGCTCTTTCCCAACGGCAAGGAAGCGATCCTGAGCGTGGTGGGCCAGCACGACACCTTCGGCGAACTGCTGCTGCAACCCGAGGAGCGCCGCCCCACGCAGGCCGAGGCCCTGGAGCGCACCACCCTGATCGTGCTGCCGCGCAACGAACTGCAAAAATTGCTCTCGGCCAAGCCGGACCTCGCCATGAAACTCATTCGCCTGATGGCCGCCCGGCTCTTCGAGGCCCAGGCCTGGAGCGCCGAGGTCAGCGCCTACAGCGCGCCCGAGCGGGTGGCGAGCCTGCTCTACCGGCTGGCGCGCGAGTTCGGCCGCCCGCATCCGCAGGGGGTGGAGCTGAGCCTCAAGCTCAACCAGGAAGACATCGCCCGGATGGTCGGGGCCACCCGCGAGACGGTAAGCCACAGCCTGAGCAAACTCAAGCAGGAAGGCGCCATCGTGCGCCCCCGCACCCCGATCATCGTGCGGATGGACGCCCTGAAGCGCTACATCGAAGCCGGCGAGTAA
- a CDS encoding DNA-3-methyladenine glycosylase family protein encodes MSRLPPAHHHLAADPVLRPLLEVGPLPELPPAPDPFAALIRSVVGQQLSVKAASAIAARLDAASQGLSPEALLGAEPQALRDLGLSWAKVRTVQAVAAAQLSGQIDFARLSALEDEEVIAALLPLPGIGRWTAEMFLIFGLARPDVFSFGDLALRKALAQRYPAEDHLAAVQRWQPHRSYAARLLWRSFHATPQIAPDAGPPSLEPDPT; translated from the coding sequence ATGTCCCGCCTGCCCCCTGCCCATCATCACCTCGCCGCCGACCCGGTGCTGCGCCCACTGCTGGAGGTGGGGCCGCTGCCGGAGTTGCCACCGGCCCCCGATCCGTTCGCGGCGCTGATTCGCAGCGTGGTCGGACAGCAGCTCTCGGTCAAGGCGGCCTCGGCCATCGCCGCGCGCCTGGACGCGGCCAGCCAGGGCCTGAGTCCCGAGGCCCTGCTGGGCGCCGAGCCGCAAGCCCTGCGCGACCTGGGGCTGTCGTGGGCCAAGGTCCGCACCGTGCAGGCCGTCGCTGCCGCGCAGCTCAGCGGCCAGATCGACTTCGCGCGGCTCTCGGCCCTGGAGGACGAGGAAGTGATCGCTGCGCTGCTGCCGCTGCCAGGCATCGGGCGCTGGACCGCCGAGATGTTCCTGATCTTCGGGCTGGCCCGGCCCGACGTGTTCAGTTTCGGTGACCTGGCGCTGCGTAAGGCCCTGGCCCAGCGTTACCCGGCCGAGGACCACCTCGCCGCCGTGCAACGCTGGCAGCCGCACCGCAGCTACGCCGCCCGCCTGCTGTGGCGCAGCTTCCATGCCACGCCGCAGATCGCGCCAGACGCTGGGCCGCCGAGCCTGGAGCCAGACCCAACGTGA
- a CDS encoding YbaY family lipoprotein has protein sequence MKTFSLLTALVLSAAVSVGQAQTVINGVTIIKPGQTTPAPARRTVPAFVDSDVPADWTDIRGRISVGTGARMSLPAGSRVTVSLVDVSLAGAPAKTLVSTTFPSSTLPVSYQLVSSPRRFTTSGSYAVQVSIKDASGKPIYANAAQYRINPAAKRILADIKVAALK, from the coding sequence ATGAAGACCTTCTCACTCCTGACGGCCCTTGTCCTGTCGGCTGCCGTGTCTGTGGGGCAGGCCCAGACCGTGATCAACGGCGTGACCATCATCAAACCCGGTCAGACGACCCCCGCCCCGGCGCGCCGGACAGTGCCCGCCTTCGTGGACAGCGACGTGCCAGCCGACTGGACCGACATCCGTGGCCGCATCAGTGTGGGTACTGGCGCCCGCATGAGCTTGCCGGCCGGCAGCCGGGTCACTGTCAGTCTGGTCGACGTGAGCCTGGCCGGCGCGCCGGCCAAGACGCTAGTGAGCACCACCTTTCCCAGCTCGACCCTGCCGGTCAGCTACCAGCTGGTCTCCAGCCCGCGCCGCTTCACCACTTCCGGCAGCTATGCCGTGCAGGTGAGCATCAAAGACGCCAGCGGCAAACCGATCTACGCCAACGCCGCTCAGTACCGCATTAACCCGGCGGCCAAGCGCATTCTGGCTGACATCAAGGTGGCGGCCCTGAAGTAA
- the tmpR gene encoding bifunctional dihydropteridine reductase/dihydrofolate reductase TmpR: MKPYTALVTGSARGIGRGVALALAGAGYSVAVHYHTSEQDAAETVRLCRERGVEAQLFCADLTRPEEAAGLVHSAHAFAAPLGVLVNVVGNYVHRRWDELEIDEWRDMLESNLNATFYTCRSAVPLMRQNADAGEGGFGRIVNFGYAGAQNLLARPGVVPYAVAKAGVIALTKAIARTEARHGISANVVSPGVIETSVSQPLSEIPAGRLGTVDEVTRAVMTFVDGSAYLTGQVLEVAGGWNL, encoded by the coding sequence GTGAAGCCGTACACCGCCCTGGTCACCGGCAGCGCGCGCGGCATCGGGCGGGGGGTGGCGCTGGCGCTGGCCGGGGCCGGCTACAGCGTGGCGGTGCATTACCACACCAGCGAGCAAGACGCCGCCGAAACGGTGCGCCTGTGCCGCGAGCGCGGCGTCGAGGCCCAGCTGTTCTGCGCCGACCTGACCCGGCCCGAGGAAGCCGCGGGCCTGGTTCACAGCGCCCACGCCTTCGCCGCGCCGCTGGGGGTGCTGGTCAACGTGGTCGGCAACTACGTGCACCGCCGCTGGGACGAACTGGAGATCGACGAGTGGCGCGACATGCTCGAAAGCAACCTCAACGCCACCTTCTACACCTGCCGCAGCGCCGTGCCGCTGATGCGGCAAAACGCGGACGCGGGTGAGGGCGGCTTCGGGCGGATCGTCAACTTCGGCTATGCCGGGGCCCAGAACCTGCTGGCCCGGCCCGGCGTGGTGCCGTACGCGGTCGCCAAGGCGGGCGTCATCGCGCTGACGAAGGCCATCGCCCGCACCGAGGCCAGGCACGGCATCAGCGCCAACGTGGTGTCGCCGGGCGTGATCGAGACCTCGGTGAGTCAGCCGCTCAGCGAGATTCCCGCCGGACGGCTCGGCACGGTGGACGAGGTGACGCGGGCGGTGATGACCTTCGTGGACGGCAGCGCCTACCTCACCGGACAGGTGCTGGAAGTCGCCGGCGGCTGGAACCTGTAG
- a CDS encoding NUDIX domain-containing protein, producing the protein MNASQDASSPPARPLVCVGALVRGPQGYLIVQTTKWRGTWGVPGGKVEYGETLQEALRREFQEETGLALTHIRAAPVQEAVHPEEFHKDAHMLLFDFLAETSGQQVTPNEEIVQWAWVSLEEALTYPLNSYTRRLVEWTRSAPALQEPA; encoded by the coding sequence ATGAACGCTTCTCAAGACGCTTCGTCTCCGCCGGCGCGCCCCCTGGTCTGCGTGGGCGCCCTGGTGCGCGGCCCGCAGGGGTACCTGATCGTCCAGACCACCAAATGGCGCGGCACCTGGGGCGTACCGGGCGGCAAGGTCGAGTACGGCGAGACGCTTCAGGAAGCGCTGCGCCGCGAATTCCAGGAAGAAACCGGCCTGGCCCTCACGCACATCCGGGCCGCCCCGGTGCAGGAAGCGGTCCATCCCGAGGAGTTTCACAAAGACGCCCACATGCTGCTGTTCGATTTCCTGGCCGAGACGAGCGGCCAGCAGGTCACGCCCAACGAGGAGATTGTGCAGTGGGCCTGGGTCAGCCTGGAAGAAGCGCTGACCTACCCGCTCAACAGCTACACCCGCCGTCTGGTGGAATGGACCCGCAGCGCACCGGCCCTTCAGGAGCCGGCGTGA
- a CDS encoding SDR family oxidoreductase produces MAKLSGTTVMLTGAGGALATAVAQELIDAGAELLLVGRGEALARAEDRFPAKKVLDLDLTDPDCVDVLKKQRADVLVHTAGNFSMQEAHKASDKDYRSLFGANMQTLFHAVQGVLPHMLKQKEGMIIGVSAGQAARMSGPRAALYTASKAAVAAYLLSLHDELRTKGVTTLTLYPMGAIDTPANREAGLTWEDTIDSRALAQTLAHAITRPARAHMTELKVYPEHH; encoded by the coding sequence ATGGCAAAGCTCAGCGGCACCACAGTGATGCTCACCGGAGCGGGCGGGGCACTGGCCACCGCCGTGGCCCAGGAACTCATCGACGCGGGCGCAGAACTCCTGCTGGTCGGGCGCGGCGAAGCGCTGGCGCGCGCCGAGGACCGCTTTCCGGCCAAAAAAGTCCTCGACCTCGACCTGACCGACCCCGACTGCGTGGACGTGCTCAAGAAGCAGCGCGCCGACGTGCTGGTGCATACCGCCGGCAATTTCAGCATGCAGGAAGCCCACAAGGCCAGCGACAAGGACTACCGTTCGCTGTTCGGGGCCAACATGCAGACCCTTTTTCACGCGGTGCAGGGCGTCTTGCCGCACATGCTCAAGCAAAAAGAGGGCATGATCATCGGCGTGTCGGCCGGGCAGGCCGCCCGGATGAGCGGCCCCAGGGCGGCGCTCTATACCGCCAGCAAGGCCGCCGTGGCCGCCTACCTGCTCAGCCTGCACGACGAACTGCGCACCAAGGGCGTGACCACCCTGACCCTCTACCCGATGGGCGCCATCGACACGCCGGCCAACCGGGAAGCCGGCCTGACCTGGGAAGACACCATCGATTCGCGCGCCCTGGCCCAGACGCTGGCCCACGCCATCACCCGCCCGGCGCGGGCGCATATGACTGAATTGAAGGTGTACCCCGAGCACCACTGA
- the dnaE gene encoding DNA polymerase III subunit alpha — protein MTAADSPAPHIHLPNGSCCTPKRFAHLHQHTQYSLLDGAAKLKDLLKWVKEVTPEDPACAMTDHGNMHGAVHFYNYAQAAGVKPILGYEAYVVPGHGTRRDKKPGVSGEKGIFHLTLLARDFEGYQNLCRLSSRGYTEGYYYKPRIDHELLEEHSRGVIAFSGCLGSEVQQLLMQGREKEAKERLLWYRDLFGENYYIEIQDHGLPEQRRNNPILKAWAQELGIGMVATNDGHYVKKSDATAHETLLAIQTKAVMADENRFKFPCDEFYVKSLEEMQAALPVSEWGQDIFDNAANIAALCNVELPVGKKRVYQMPALPIPEGRSMAEELRVQTYTGSLRRYPHHITERLLREYAVRSLAALDADEREQVLSRVDGCDAASCDLETLLTLIAFLGSVWEARGKAAGEKYTLYPALEEMEKNADSGPLPDYACQDWQASKGEASDTAIQLDPGSPEETTCRAHHTHALTLLRRAEYELSVINNMGFPDYFLIVADYINWAKDQGISVGPGRGSGAGSLVAYAMRITNLDPLEFELLFERFLNPDRISMPDFDIDFNDARRVEVIDYVQRKYGEDKVAQIATFGTMASKACLKDVARVMGLEYAKVDKVSKLIPIKFGKSYSLEQARDAVPDIQQLLKEDAQLLEAYEFAQKLEGLTRHASVHAAGVVIGRDKLTDLVPVMRDTSGSGMVCQYDMKAVEDIGLIKMDFLGLRTLSFLDEARRILRESQPAFKTQDIDFDTIPFDDEKTFEMLSRGDTKGVFQLEGAGIADASRRLKPRRLADIIALSALYRPGPMENIPTYVRRHHGLETVDYVRDGFPTAAQWLEKILSETYGIPVYQEQIMQIASEVAGFSLGGADLLRRAMGKKDTAEMARQRQIFVEGAGNNGVPKDEADKLFDLLDAFANYGFNKSHSAAYGVITYQTAWLKANYPVEFMAALLTVERRDSDKVAEYASDARKMGVEVLPPDINRSGADFRVQGEQIYFGLYAIKGLGENAVLKILDERERAGHFKSLADFCSRIDHKTCNRKGLESLIKSGAFDAFGERKQLLESLEDALSWAQGAASMLNSGMDALFGLDQTAPEPKLRQNAPPLGELEKLSLEKEALGLYISGHPLEQHEGLREAATVRIAALEEWFLGQPRKAAVNGRGPRVKAVLAGMIENVVKKPTKSGGMMARFNLADESATIELVGFSRAYERIQDKLVNDTPALVIVEIESEEGGMRVIAEEVVTAEQLADVPKVMYVDIDLEQTNPEALSEFQSVLDEHAGSMPTFLRLEGEEQFVVYQLEKGMGSSDAIRVLNTTFPWSRSYLAYDQATVLSRFAPKPPAWAQRQAMAAGKGLQA, from the coding sequence ATGACCGCCGCCGACTCGCCCGCTCCCCACATCCACCTGCCCAACGGCTCGTGCTGCACGCCCAAACGGTTTGCCCACCTGCACCAGCACACCCAGTACAGCTTGCTCGACGGCGCGGCCAAGCTCAAGGACCTGCTGAAATGGGTCAAGGAAGTCACGCCCGAGGACCCGGCCTGCGCCATGACCGACCACGGCAACATGCACGGCGCGGTGCATTTCTACAACTACGCCCAGGCGGCCGGCGTCAAACCGATTCTGGGCTACGAGGCCTACGTCGTGCCGGGCCACGGCACCCGCCGCGACAAGAAGCCCGGCGTCAGCGGCGAGAAGGGCATCTTTCACCTGACCCTGCTGGCGCGCGACTTCGAGGGCTACCAGAACCTCTGCCGCCTGAGTTCGCGCGGCTACACCGAGGGGTACTACTACAAGCCCCGCATCGACCACGAACTGCTCGAAGAACACTCCAGAGGGGTGATCGCCTTTTCCGGCTGCCTGGGCAGCGAGGTGCAGCAACTGCTGATGCAGGGCCGCGAGAAGGAAGCCAAAGAGCGGCTGCTGTGGTACCGCGACCTCTTCGGCGAGAACTACTACATCGAGATTCAGGACCACGGCCTGCCGGAGCAGCGGCGCAACAACCCCATCCTGAAAGCCTGGGCGCAGGAACTCGGCATCGGCATGGTGGCGACCAACGACGGCCACTACGTCAAGAAGTCCGACGCCACCGCCCACGAAACGCTGCTGGCGATTCAGACCAAGGCGGTGATGGCCGACGAGAACCGCTTCAAGTTTCCCTGCGACGAGTTCTACGTCAAGTCGCTCGAGGAGATGCAGGCGGCCCTGCCGGTGAGCGAGTGGGGCCAGGACATCTTCGACAACGCCGCCAACATCGCGGCGCTGTGCAACGTGGAACTGCCGGTAGGCAAGAAACGGGTCTACCAGATGCCGGCCCTGCCGATTCCCGAGGGCCGCAGCATGGCCGAGGAACTGCGGGTGCAGACCTATACCGGCAGCCTGAGGCGCTACCCCCACCACATCACCGAGCGGTTGCTGCGCGAGTACGCGGTGCGCAGCCTCGCGGCGCTGGACGCGGACGAGCGCGAGCAGGTGCTTTCGCGCGTGGACGGCTGCGACGCCGCGAGTTGCGACCTGGAGACCCTGCTGACCCTGATCGCTTTTCTGGGCAGCGTCTGGGAAGCTCGCGGCAAGGCGGCCGGCGAGAAGTACACCCTCTACCCGGCGCTGGAAGAGATGGAAAAGAACGCCGATTCCGGCCCACTGCCCGATTACGCCTGTCAGGACTGGCAGGCCTCGAAAGGGGAGGCCAGCGACACCGCCATTCAACTCGATCCCGGCAGCCCAGAGGAAACGACCTGCCGCGCCCACCACACCCACGCCCTGACCCTGCTGCGCCGAGCCGAGTACGAACTCTCGGTGATCAACAACATGGGCTTTCCCGATTACTTCCTGATCGTGGCCGACTACATCAACTGGGCCAAGGACCAGGGCATCAGCGTGGGGCCGGGGCGCGGGTCGGGCGCCGGGTCGCTGGTGGCCTACGCCATGCGCATCACCAACCTCGATCCGCTGGAGTTCGAACTGCTCTTCGAGCGCTTCCTGAACCCCGACCGCATCTCGATGCCGGATTTCGACATCGACTTCAACGATGCCCGCCGCGTCGAGGTCATCGACTACGTGCAGCGCAAGTACGGCGAGGACAAGGTGGCCCAGATCGCCACCTTCGGAACCATGGCGAGCAAGGCCTGCCTCAAGGACGTGGCCCGGGTGATGGGCCTGGAATACGCCAAGGTCGACAAGGTCAGCAAGCTGATTCCGATCAAGTTCGGCAAGAGCTACTCGCTGGAGCAGGCCCGCGACGCCGTGCCGGACATTCAGCAGCTGCTCAAGGAAGACGCGCAGCTGCTCGAAGCCTACGAGTTCGCCCAGAAGCTCGAAGGCCTGACCCGGCACGCCTCGGTCCACGCGGCGGGCGTGGTGATCGGCAGGGACAAGCTCACCGATCTGGTGCCAGTGATGCGCGACACCTCCGGCTCGGGCATGGTCTGCCAGTACGACATGAAGGCCGTCGAGGACATCGGCCTGATCAAGATGGACTTCCTGGGCCTGAGGACTTTGTCGTTTCTCGACGAAGCGCGGCGGATTCTGCGCGAATCGCAGCCGGCCTTCAAGACCCAGGACATCGACTTCGACACCATTCCCTTCGACGACGAGAAGACCTTCGAGATGCTCTCGCGCGGCGACACTAAGGGCGTCTTTCAGCTCGAAGGCGCCGGGATCGCCGACGCTTCCCGGCGGCTCAAGCCCCGGCGCCTGGCCGACATCATCGCCCTCTCGGCGCTCTACCGCCCCGGCCCGATGGAGAACATCCCCACCTACGTGCGGCGCCACCACGGGCTGGAAACGGTGGACTACGTGCGCGACGGCTTTCCCACCGCCGCCCAGTGGCTCGAAAAGATCCTGTCGGAAACCTACGGCATTCCGGTGTACCAGGAACAGATCATGCAGATCGCCTCGGAAGTGGCCGGGTTCTCGCTGGGCGGGGCCGACCTGCTGCGCCGGGCGATGGGCAAGAAAGACACCGCCGAGATGGCCCGCCAGCGCCAGATCTTCGTCGAGGGCGCCGGCAACAACGGCGTGCCCAAGGACGAGGCCGACAAGCTCTTCGATCTGCTCGACGCCTTTGCCAACTACGGCTTCAACAAATCGCACTCGGCCGCCTACGGGGTCATCACCTACCAGACCGCCTGGCTCAAGGCCAATTACCCGGTGGAGTTCATGGCCGCCCTGCTCACCGTCGAGCGGCGCGACTCGGACAAGGTGGCCGAGTACGCCAGTGACGCCCGCAAGATGGGCGTGGAGGTGCTGCCGCCGGACATCAACCGCTCGGGCGCCGACTTCCGGGTGCAGGGCGAGCAGATCTACTTCGGCCTGTACGCCATCAAGGGGCTGGGCGAGAACGCCGTGCTCAAGATTCTCGACGAGCGCGAGCGGGCCGGGCACTTCAAATCGCTGGCGGACTTCTGCTCGCGCATCGACCACAAGACCTGCAACCGCAAGGGCCTGGAAAGCCTGATCAAGTCCGGCGCCTTCGACGCCTTCGGCGAGCGCAAGCAGCTGCTCGAGAGCCTGGAAGACGCCTTGAGTTGGGCACAGGGCGCGGCCTCGATGCTCAATTCCGGCATGGACGCCCTGTTCGGCCTCGACCAGACCGCTCCCGAGCCCAAACTGCGCCAGAACGCGCCGCCGCTGGGCGAACTCGAAAAGCTCAGCCTGGAAAAAGAAGCGCTGGGCCTTTACATCTCCGGCCACCCCTTAGAGCAGCACGAGGGCCTGCGCGAAGCCGCCACCGTGCGGATCGCCGCGCTGGAAGAGTGGTTTCTGGGCCAGCCGCGAAAGGCCGCCGTGAACGGGCGCGGCCCCCGCGTCAAGGCGGTGCTGGCCGGCATGATCGAGAACGTGGTGAAAAAGCCCACCAAGTCCGGCGGCATGATGGCCCGCTTCAACCTCGCCGACGAGAGCGCCACCATCGAGCTGGTCGGCTTCTCACGGGCCTACGAGCGCATTCAGGACAAGCTGGTCAACGACACGCCGGCCCTGGTGATCGTGGAGATCGAGAGCGAGGAAGGCGGCATGCGGGTGATCGCCGAGGAAGTCGTGACCGCCGAGCAGCTGGCCGACGTGCCGAAGGTCATGTACGTGGACATCGACCTGGAGCAGACCAATCCCGAAGCCCTCAGCGAATTTCAGAGCGTGCTCGACGAACATGCCGGCAGCATGCCCACCTTCCTGCGGCTGGAGGGCGAGGAGCAGTTCGTGGTGTACCAGCTCGAAAAGGGCATGGGCAGCAGCGACGCCATCCGGGTGCTGAACACCACCTTTCCCTGGAGCCGGTCGTATCTGGCCTACGATCAGGCGACGGTGCTCAGCCGCTTCGCACCCAAGCCGCCCGCCTGGGCCCAGCGGCAGGCCATGGCGGCCGGGAAAGGCCTGCAGGCGTAA